The sequence below is a genomic window from Nicotiana tomentosiformis chromosome 6, ASM39032v3, whole genome shotgun sequence.
GATATCCGTTTGACGCTGTAGGCTCTATAGGTCCTATCACGTCCATGCCCCAGGCAGCGAAAGGCCAGGGTGAACCTATTACATTTAACTCATTTGGTGGAACCCAGATGAAATCTCCGTGAATCTGACATTGGTAACACTTCTGCACATAGAGGATGTTGTTGCTTTCCATGATCATCCAAAAGTATTTAGTtctcaaaatcttcttggctaatgtgaaccCGTTTATGTGGGGTCGGCACATCCCCACATGTATTTCTTCCAACATTCTTGTTGCTTCGGCGGCATCTATACATCTTAGCAAACCTGAGTATGGGGTCCTCCTATACAAGACTTCCCCGTTGAGGAAAAAGTGGTTTGCCAGTCTCCTGTGAGGTCActtttgaccattagtagcattTTCTGGGTACTCCTGGGTCATGAGGAACTTCTTGATGTCGTGATACCAAGATTTACCATCTGGTTCTTCATTCATATGGAAGTAATAGGCATGTTGAtccttgatttctatcttgacgGGGTCGATGTAGTTCTTTTCTTAATGTTGAATCATAGATGATAAGTTCGCAAGGGCGTCGACGAACTCGTTCTGAATTCTAGGGacgtgcttgaactcaatctttgtgaacttcttgcacaGCTCCTTCACGCAGTGCAGGTACGGTagtatcttgacattcttggttGACCATTCTCCTTTGACTTGGTGGATCAGCAAATCGGAATCTCCTTggaccaaaagttctttgatgttcatgtcgGTCACCATTCTGATTCTGAGGATGCATGCCtcgtattcagccatattattggtagACGGGAATCTTATCTTCGCCGACACTGGATAGTGTTGTCTAGATTCCAAAATTAGGACTGCCCCAATTTTGACTCCTTTGAAATTTACTGCTccgt
It includes:
- the LOC138894129 gene encoding uncharacterized protein — encoded protein: MGKSCIRGPHSQKAIKGQALANHLVKNPVDGDYDPLTTYFPDEEVLFTRKDITESYPGWRMFFDGAVNFKGVKIGAVLILESRQHYPVSAKIRFPSTNNMAEYEACILRIRMVTDMNIKELLVQGDSDLLIHQVKGEWSTKNVKILPYLHCVKELCKKFTKIEFKHVPRIQNEFVDALANLSSMIQH